From a single Leucoraja erinacea ecotype New England unplaced genomic scaffold, Leri_hhj_1 Leri_51C, whole genome shotgun sequence genomic region:
- the LOC129693999 gene encoding solute carrier family 35 member G3-like, which produces MVLVRSNQSNHLSSLNLPRCHRAVWGLPSPMKPPAEQRDARGGGNVRRDAVGMCHLSDNAKGLAVALFGGGVPAGFVGPFTRIAYQATRMPSLEILLFRCLMHLTLGALLRYRGAPLFGPRQAWRPIFVHAFINVVSIGCAYSSFMVIPAGSATTVRKGTSTLCSAIMGVVIGSYQLTAYDWVGLVGSMAGLCLIVVPELMWLEKTTLLTDILGYVLAMLGGLALAVALIIFRTFSHPAKLLTAAFTFGVVGSSLCAPLFPLLQEPVITRDPLTWSCATSITVLALVSFFCANYAVTKTHPALVCAFLHSEVVVTMAVQYFVLSEPVTAYDVGGAGVIIGSIVVVSIHNIHIGRQEQQQLLEQQQQQQQLQQQQQQLQQSSTRAATAAATTTATETINHLQGYSEILLSDTQISRIIGVYKNHSR; this is translated from the exons ATGGTGCTGGTGAGGTCCAACCAAAGTAACCACCTCTCTTCTCTGAACCTGCCCAGGTGCCACCGAGCGGTCTGGGGGCTCCCATCTCCGATGAAGCCCCCAGCAGAGCAGCGCGATGCCCGGGGCGGTGGGAACGTGCGGCGTGACGCAGTGGGTATGTGCCACCTGTCGGACAATGCCAAGGGGCTGGCGGTGGCCCTGTTTGGTGGCGGCGTGCCCGCCGGCTTTGTGGGGCCCTTCACCCGCATCGCCTACCAGGCGACCCGCATGCCCTCGCTGGAGATCCTGCTGTTCCGTTGCCTCATGCACCTGACGCTGGGCGCGTTGTTGCGCTACCGGGGAGCGCCGTTATTCGGACCGCGCCAGGCGTGGCGGCCAATCTTCGTGCACGCCTTCATCAACGTGGTGTCCATCGGCTGCGCCTACAGTTCCTTCATGGTCATCCCGGCTGGGAGCGCCACCACCGTGCGCAAGGGGACCTCCACCCTCTGCTCCGCCATCATGGGCGTGGTCATCGGCTCGTACCAGCTGACCGCCTACGACTGGGTGGGTCTGGTGGGCAGCATGGCCGGCCTCTGCCTCATCGTGGTGCCCGAGCTGATGTGGCTGGAGAAGACCACCCTGCTGACTGACATCCTGGGCTACGTGCTGGCCATGCTGGGCGGCCTGGCGCTGGCCGTCGCCCTCATCATCTTCCGCACCTTCTCGCACCCGGCCAAGCTCCTCACCGCCGCCTTCACCTTCGGCGTGGTGGGCAGCTCGCTGTGCGCCCCCCTCTTCCCGCTGCTCCAGGAGCCGGTGATCACCAGGGACCCGCTCACCTGGAGCTGTGCCACTAGCATCACCGTCCTGGCTCTCGTCTCCTTCTTCTGTGCCAACTACGCCGTCACCAAGACCCACCCCGCCCTGGTCTGTGCCTTCCTGCACTCGGAGGTGGTGGTCACCATGGCTGTGCAGTACTTTGTCCTGAGCGAGCCGGTCACTGCCTACGATGTCGGTGGGGCCGGTGTGATCATCGGCAGTATCGTGGTGGTGTCAATACACAATATCCACATCGGCAGGCAAGAGCAACAGCAGCTACTAgagcagcaacaacagcagcagcaactacaacagcaacagcagcagctacAACAGAGCAGCACtagagcagcaacagcagcagcaactacAACAGCAACAGAAACAATAAATCACCTT CAagggtacagtgagattcttttatCGGACACACAGATCAGTAGGATTATTGGCGTATATAAGAACCATTCCCGGTGA